The following are encoded in a window of Colletotrichum lupini chromosome 3, complete sequence genomic DNA:
- a CDS encoding rhomboid family protein, with translation MNASFGLVSSRSFLHLGLRAACRSAPSTTSCSPASRLLSICTITSWQTPAATRTYISGPSPLRRRQWPSLSLAATTAGKSTQRWASSSSASSSSPPKTDYKNEPLLREYVDLPLDYKDKHGLRFREENKDLSAAEVRAVFGASLKPAAANRLLRIMHGRRVAGTLEDPAFAINTAAFTAQQRDAALAYLREKTPVDEVLNAGLRAEDELAALEKDLAEEESSADEGDAASSTAGSKTPSLRKETPVVKPDPVYGYSAFDAIRAKNQAKAAEEEARLIAEAEAKGIEYNPGTLSIPIKRPPMTPRMAKWTEQGAASDLAAPPPLTFAERILPSAAVVLLLVASLSAFAAVYTPPRDADRLFPEVSASTATVGALIALNVLVSVAWRVPPLWRFLNRYFVLVHGMPRAVTMITANFSHSSLGHLATNMVGLWFMGTALHDEVGRANFLAIYLASGAVGFLGSLTAFTLRGLLTVSTVGASGAVFGVATAYFWMHRFDSFKVLGFPPDPMNGPQGLGFIALILGFHIYAFFRRGKQTIDLTSHLFGMLAGLVGIEFVTGRKAEGARADGLDKKKARGDLVADAPPRDGQGDGGNDVEA, from the coding sequence ATGAACGCCTCATTCGGCCTCGTTTCCTCGAGATCGTTCCTACACCTCGGCCTGCGCGCCGCGTGCCGTTCCGCGCCGAGTACGACGAGCTGTTCGCCCGCGTCACGACTTCTTTCAATATGCACCATCACCTCCTGGCAGACGCCCGCCGCTACCCGGACGTACATATCGGGCCCCTCGCCCCTCCGCCGAAGACAATGGCCGTCGCTCAGCCTCGCCGCCACAACGGCCGGTAAATCAACACAAAGATgggcttcctcctcctccgcatcatcatcatcaccaccCAAAACCGACTACAAGAACGAACCCCTGCTCCGCGAATACGTAGACCTCCCGCTCGACTACAAGGACAAACACGGCCTGCGGTTCAGGGAAGAGAACAAGGACCTCTCGGCGGCAGAAGTCAGAGCCGTCTTCGGCGCCTCCCTCAAGCCCGCCGCCGCGAACCGGCTGCTGCGCATCATGCACGGCCGCCGCGTCGCCGGCACCCTCGAGGACCCCGCCTTCGCCATCAACACCGCCGCCTTCACCGCGCAGCAGCGCGACGCCGCGCTGGCGTACCTCCGCGAGAAGACGCCCGTCGACGAGGTCCTCAACGCGGGACTCCGGGCCGAGGACGAGCTTGCCGCGCTGGAGAAGGACCTCGCGGAGGAGGAGAGCAGTGCCGACGAGGGTGATGCTGCCTCGTCGACCGCCGGTTCTAAAACACCGTCTCTCCGCAAAGAAACGCCCGTCGTCAAACCGGATCCCGTATACGGCTACAGCGCCTTCGACGCCATCCGCGCAAAGAACCAAGCCAAAGCCGCCGAGGAAGAGGCCCGGCTCAtcgccgaggccgaggcAAAGGGCATCGAGTACAACCCGGGCACGCTCTCCATCCCCATCAAGCGCCCGCCCATGACGCCGCGCATGGCGAAGTGGACGGAACAAGGCGCCGCCTCGGACCTCGCCGCTCCGCCCCCTCTCACGTTCGCCGAGCGCATCCTCCCCTCCGCGGCCGTCGTCTTGTTGCTCGTGGCTTCGCTGTCGGCGTTCGCGGCGGTGTACACCCCGCCCCGCGACGCCGACCGCCTGTTCCCCGAGGTGAGCGCCTCGACGGCAACGGTGGGCGCGCTGATCGCGCTCAACGTCCTCGTCTCGGTCGCGTGGCGCGTGCCGCCGCTGTGGCGGTTCCTGAACCGGTATTTCGTGCTCGTGCACGGCATGCCGCGGGCCGTGACGATGATTACGGCGAATTTCTCACACAGTTCCCTCGGCCATCTGGCGACGAACATGGTGGGGCTGTGGTTCATGGGCACCGCTTTGCACGACGAGGTCGGGCGGGCGAACTTCCTGGCGATTTACCTCGCCTCCGGCGCCGTCGGGTTCCTGGGCAGCTTGACGGCGTTTACGCTCCGCGGCTTGTTGACCGTCTCGACTGTGGGTGCGTCGGGCGCCGTGTTTGGCGTCGCGACGGCGTACTTTTGGATGCACCGGTTCGATTCGTTCAAGGTGCTGGGCTTCCCGCCGGATCCGATGAATGGGCCCCAAGGGTTGGGGTTCATTGCGCTGATTTTGGGTTTCCATATCTATGCGTTTTTCAGGCGGGGCAAGCAGACGATTGATCTGACGTCGCATCTGTTTGGCATGCTGGCCGGGTTGGTCGGGATTGAGTTCGTGACGGGACGCAAGGCGGAGGGGGCGAGGGCGGATGGGTTggacaagaagaaggcgaGGGGTGATCTTGTTGCTGATGCGCCGCCTCGCGATGGACAGGGTGACGGCGGGAATGATGTCGAGGCTTAA
- a CDS encoding mucin produces the protein MHLSRCNAGPAHKHHRNTTQHDTGACKWRKHDVSLPLLVPALRHYIPSLFLNSILAPIYIPDHAFYFSSLERLHFASLAPAPTPPSTHIDIYFDRPDTAPTPKTLKQRRKERQARLASDQVSDRVKRRPSRRANFRASTSSSVYVRLPDKIRKRHLTTEEQIVASRNRRHDIILDPADEAIYKVRRRASSLIVQDELWSPTLSVRPSTMESRRPSQDTRKQMPKSEEKKSPEAQKKRDSFYDSFRWLEEDDDLDLRLHLDDYHANLREDLPANSKQRRPSFRRHLSISKIPFGRNSLSTNRPGTTPAGASHPTTPLFSSSPVSPQTSSPGHGRRRSRALSLISPKHSPQDTVAAFDPEAAHYQDPEARLKLRVYLASPQKFDEAIEFGFPSKEAMITTKPSKDVKPLKHRQSRAALVDESENLRTFLADDRSSIFSDDGSLDSDSPKTPHTVEMTALRPPPIKNDQLHSPKPSTEYARMPAEAREMTLRMTLTRPDLRAHEDQMYGWQQKPLPPRKSQSNGLRDEFPTSTYVRDASSKESIERQFAAMDQENAQVNDRGVMKRFWNKVRRGPA, from the exons ATGCACCTCAGCAGATGCAATGCAGGTCCCGCTCACAAGCACCACCGCAACACGACGCAACACGACACAGGTGCG TGCAAGTGGAGGAAACACGACGTCTCCCTCCCTCTACTCGTTCCTGCATTAAGACACTACATACCCTCCTTGTTTCTCAATTCCATTCTTGCCCCCATCTACATTCCCGACCACGCCTTT TACTTTAGTTCCCTCGAACGTCTTCACTTTGCCAGTCTTGCTCCGGCCCCTACTCCGCCATCCACACATATCGACATCTACTTTGATCGTCCAGACACCGCACCCACACCAAAGACATTAAAGCAGCGCCGTAAAGAACGTCAAGCCAGACTTGCATCCGACCAAGTGTCCGACCGTGTCAAGAGACGGCCTTCTCGACGTGCCAACTTCCGCGCCTCGACGAGCTCCTCCGTCTACGTACGGCTGCCCGACAAGATTCGGAAGAGGCACTTGACTACCGAAGAGCAGATTGTTGCTTCTCGAAACCGGAGACACGACATCATCCTTGACCCGGCTGATGAGGCCATCTACAAAGTTCGAAGACGAGCCTCTAGCCTAATTGTTCAAGACGAGTTGTGGAGTCCGACTCTATCGGTGAGACCTTCGACGATGGAGTCTCGGCGGCCGAGCCAAGATACGAGGAAACAAATGCCCAAGTCGGAAGAGAAGAAGTCCCCTGAAGCTCAGAAGAAGCGGGACTCCTTTTACGACAGCTTCCGTTGGTTGGAGGAGGATGACGACCTAGACCTGCGTTTACATCTCGACGATTACCACGCCAATTTGCGAGAGGATCTACCAGCCAACTCGAAACAGCGCAGGCCGTCGTTTCGTAGGCACCTGTCCATATCAAAGATACCGTTCGGCCGCAACTCGCTCTCCACCAACCGCCCCGGTACGACACCCGCCGGCGCAAGCCATCCCACGACCCCATTGTTTTCGAGTTCTCCAGTCAGCCCTCAGACAAGCTCTCCGGGACACGGCCGGCGAAGATCACGGGCGCTGTCTCTGATTTCACCAAAGCATAGTCCCCAGGACACTGTAGCTGCCTTTGATCCGGAGGCTGCACACTACCAAGATCCGGAGGCCCGGCTGAAGCTGCGAGTATATCTGGCCTCCCCTCAAAAGTTTGACGAAGCCATCGAGTTCGGGTTTCCTTCAAAAGAAGCCATGATCACCACCAAGCCTAGCAAGGACGTCAAGCCATTGAAACATCGACAATCTAGGGCAGCGTTGGTGGACGAGTCAGAAAATCTCCGCACCTTTCTCGCCGACGATCGGTCGTCGATCTTCAGCGATGATGGATCCCTTGATTCGGATTCTCCCAAGACACCCCATACAGTGGAGATGACGGCGCTTCGGCCGCCGCCCATCAAGAATGATCAGCTTCATTCACCCAAACCATCAACGGAATACGCACGGATGCCGGCAGAGGCGAGAGAAATGACACTGCGCATGACCCTCACCCGACCCGACCTCCGAGCCCACGAAGATCAAATGTACGGCTGGCAACAGAAGCCATTACCGCCCAGGAAATCCCAATCGAACGGCCTACGAGACGAATTTCCGACGTCGACGTACGTCCGAGATGCGTCGTCAAAGGAGAGCATAGAACGTCAGTTCGCGGCCATGGACCAGGAAAACGCTCAGGTCAACGACCGAGGCGTCATGAAGCGCTTTTGGAATAAGGTCCGCCGAGGACCGGCATAG
- a CDS encoding L-lysine 2,3-aminomutase — MLSFSVPVRAAARFIQATQRGQGARWIATPSRLQTAQAAASETVIEEPMYHDHVEDVSTSDRGRRDEFWRRIPWWQDISTEDFLSYRWSSRNMVERLPKLRGFLDATLPEYIPVRGSSSEMEPRNELVNDVLAGIKKATMSVRLTPYVLSRIDWTDPRNDPIFRQFIPTQSSMVPDHPRLTLDSLHEEADSPVPGLVHRETLLDVLANINLSEAVSVCPTYCMFCTRSYAVGANTETVDKHSFKPILARWEKVFQYIENTPDLQDIVVSGGDSYYLAPHQIELIGDRLISMPNIRRFRFASKGLAVCPTRILDPSDTWVDALVSVSNKARRAGKAVALHTHFNHPNEISWVSEEASQKLFEAGVVVRNQTVLLRGVNDDAGTMSMLIRKLANNNILPYYVYQCDMVKMVEHLRTPLQTILDLESKIRGSIAGFVMPQFVVDLPGGGGKRLASTHRSYDRKTGISTYVAPAVTGRDKENKVYEYYDPVDSLPETQPTDFLDGASRHIEYLSALIRHLMSVPFLVHTTYQIPAPHPMAVLVLNCMAGDCRCLCKASVITVCDERRMLMAGQYYNGHGEVKSFPDGRVSCCETLISFHTEDLLPCRKERPGTMTVISCAPEGRSELSRIQSVVWRLKAAKKSRKDGYGSLETISLLFRDISQGREQRKRQQPSTTPLQNEAVFQYPSRHVRFVCCLRIANETAYWHTERHTKTTSTNDVQLLFHPTRAQNQIQMKEPGGGKYEMRFLSRDFSHSPDVYFRLLVSQKIGFHGSPTFRKPPALFIVAMGTDFSIVSTIERSEYYFLADLPRTTVVVSFKTKKAISARGGELRKRREAEKIPNVFVGDFVDNFTSSSDSPRNGEKLSLKKGEDILPAAPAILPPSVAAAATQPPVSGTYIS; from the exons ATGTTGTCGTTTAGTGTACCGGTTCGGGCAGCGGCTCGTTTTATCCAGGCAACACAGCGTGGCCAAGGAGCTCGCTGGATTGCCACTCCATCTCGTTTGCAGACAGCTCAAGCCGCGGCCTCTGAAACGGTTATCGAAGAACCAATGTACCACGATCATGTTGAAGACGTATCAACATCAGACCGAGGCAGACGAGACGAGTTCTGGCGCAGGATCCCATGGTGGCAAGATATATCCACAGAGGACTTCCTGAGTTATCGTTGGAGC AGTAGAAACATGGTCGAAAGACTTCCGAAGCTGCGAGGCTTTCTTGATGCGACCTTGCCCGAATACATCCCTGTCCGTGGTTCCAGCAGTGAAATGGAGCCTCGGAACGAGCTTGTCAACGACGTCCTCGCAGGAATCAAGAAGGCAACCATGTCTGTTCGGCTTAC CCCGTATGTTCTCAGTCGTATCGACTGGACTGACCCTCGCAACGATCCCATCTTTCGCCAGTTCATCCCGACTCAGTCATCGATGGTACCGGATCATCCGCGGCTGACACTTGATTCTCTGCACGAAGAGGCCGATTCACCAGTCCCTGGCCTGGTCCATCG CGAGACCCTCCTTGATGTATTGGCTAACATCAATCTCTCCGAAGCCGTGTCCGTCTGTCCGACATACTGCATGTTTTGCACTCGCTCCTACGCAGTAGGTGCCAACACCGAAACCGTCGACAAGCATTCGTTCAAGCCCATCCTTGCCAGATGGGAGAAGGTGTTCCAGTACATCGAGAATACACCGGATCTGCAGGACATTGTAGTCTCTGGAGGCGACTCGTACTACTTGGCGCCTCACCAAATCGAACTGATTGGTGACAGACTGATCTCGATGCCCAACATACGTCGCTTCCGGTTTGCCTCAAAGGGACTTGCCGTTTGCCCGACTCGCATTCTTGATCCCAGTGATACTTGGGTAGATGCCCTTGTCTCGGTGTCCAACAAGGCAAGGAGGGCTGGCAAGGCGGTGGCGCTGCACACCCACTTCAACCACCCCAATGAGATCTCCTGGGTCAGTGAGGAAGCTAGCCAGAAGCTCTTCGAAGCCGGGGTTGTGGTACGAAACCAGACCGTGCTACTCCGCGGGGTCAACGATGATGCAGGCACCATGTCAATGCTCATCCGCAAGTTAGCGAATAATAACATACTCCCG TACTATGTCTATCAGTGTGATATGGTCAAGATGGTGGAGCACTTGCGAACGCCTCTGCAAACGATTCTCGACTTGGAGTCCAAGATCAGGGGTTCGATTGCTGGTTTCGTGATGCCGCAGTTTGTAGTGGATCTCCCTGGAGGCGGTGGCAAGCGCTTGGCAAGCACTCATAGATCATACGACCGCAAGACGGGTATATCAACGTATGTGGCACCTGCAGTGACGGGCCGTGACAAGGAAAACAAGGTGTACGAGTACTACGACCCTGTCGACTCTCTTCCCGAGACCCAACCAACCGATTTTCTGGATGGGGCGTCCCGACACATTG AGTATCTATCAGCTCTGATACGACATCTTATGA GCGTTCCTTTCCTTGTTCATACAACGTATCAAATCCCGGCACCACACCCAATGGCCGTTCTGGTCTTGAACTGCATGGCTGGTGACTGCCGCT GCTTATGTAAGGCCAGTGTGATCACCGTGTGTGACGAGAGACGGATGTTGATGGCCGGGCAGTACTATAATGGCCATGGAGAGGTGAAAAGTTTTCCTGATGGGAGAG TCTCATGTTGTGAAACGTTGATATCGTTCCATACGGAAGATTTGCTACCGTGTAGAAAGGAACGGCCCGGTACGATGACAGTCATATCATGCGCTCCTGAAGGACGATCTGAACTGAGCCGGATACAGT CTGTTGTTTGGCGGCTGAAGGCTGCCAAG AAGAGCAGGAAAGACGGGTACGGCAGCCTGGAAACTATCTCTCTTTTGTTCAGAGATATTTCTCAAGGAAGGGAGCAGCGGAAGAGACAACA GCCTTCTACTACACCTCTGCAGAATGAGGCTGTCTTTCAATATCCTAGTAGACACGTTCGATTTGTTTGCTGCTTGCGTATAGCCAACGAAACAGCCTACTGGCAT ACTGAGAGACATACCAAGACAACGTCAACGAATGACGTGCAGCTCCTCTTCCATCCTACAAGGGCGCAGAATCAGATTCAAA TGAAGGAGCCTGGAGGAGGGAAATACGAAATGAGGTTTCTCTCTCGGGACTTTTCTCACTCACCTGACGTTTATTTCCGTCTTCTCGTTTCCCAGAAGATTGGTTTCCATGGTTCGCCAAcg TTCCGGAAGCCCCCAGCTCTATTCATAGTGGCGATGGGCACG GACTTTAGCATTGTGAGCACAATCGAGCGCAGCGAATATTATTTTCTCGCCGATTTGCCGAGAACCACGGTCGTTGTATCTTTT aagacgaagaaggcAATATCGGCGCGTGGCGGCGAGCTAAGAAAGAGGAGGGAAGCAGAAAAGATCCCGAACGTTTTCGTTGGAGA TTTCGTCGATAACTTCACCTCCTCCTCAGACTCCCCCAG GAACGGAGAGAAGCTTAGTTTGAAaaagggcgaggatatcctgccagcagctcccgctattctgccaccaagtgtggctgcggccgCCACACAACCGCCAGTCTCGGGCACATACATAagctag
- a CDS encoding mitochondrial protein cyt-4 — protein MLRNSGRPYVCWRCLSSRPSSSSVASGLPSTLTLQQLGTGSSTESRRSYAGRRSYYSGNQGGNHRGNYDHQGGNARGGNYGNGRGGYRKPTTTATKEELKYIRQKSDIRMRLREWESANYSPSKRLLQDLPAQDTPLLNYLTRPDLLPGALGLMNGREGELHDKTNTNRDLSKSDELQDLRGSTFALKPGDLVETRYNSGRLPILAVCIGRHNNSQYFYMSTGELVPERNIVTLFILKNFIDPYRLKPLADILPAEPETEERRNALFHNHTPAALRTAADLQRDLIKFYQDSVSFYQSQLTLDLASKHLATDERQYLSLEEIADKLLPQHVKAGDMFLPHQLYAVHTALNRDGWGFRPLNMKWHRRNYIYEVRSISDLKLLNKVENQVRELVEGAALRENPAQSLSLLRQNSLGSFILKARGVIQASRLRREWTPHGMIGPSNDEVANLATWSKQDLEYIRFMELWACHRIVPKPSQLESLGSTILKLTDCYKDSEWVAHWTAFTFLQEIGWIPPWDIPARYEYKLAGTTVQRGATMETPLVDVNESLRPDIAEGHRRDWGKTTIFCVDPEQTADVDDGFSVEAAEKPGEYWIHIHIADPASRIDPKSALARQLEKAPSSLYMPGYNQKMLPRELEQEFSLNPGRPSLTFSARVNEIGNILDYKVEPGTVQNILHIPKHEVTGILPGLETQTVSKTFAVGKPPPPPKPVKRITTAADLSPEDRDDLLLINRLCKALKHRRVEKGQLPPFETRFDSPKVSLNHIIVKGDADDLTRSMAWQGDPFIEFNTSTYSKADRLVETLMHTAGEVAAKWCQARAIPVPYSTQPDAVTNAKGLAAYRREHIDPLSAEGKPIPAEHIHRLLVYVGNSELSVSPAPFYAVGVDAYAKSTSPIRRFNDLVVHWQIHAALAHERKTGRSLVGEELLSDENAAAILPWTHRSLSDALPMLHALQRQIKQVDNKNAPTHWVAQALLRAWRFGEAPLPKTFKFVVDAVYAFGLRGRLSTFYNLGASVDLIRLEGYSRLADVQADDVIDVEIADINVVTMQIWCQPVGRRRVDKKKAAKKDATPARDAAAATPMPA, from the exons ATGTTGCGAAACTCGGGCAGACCATATGTGTGCTGGAGATGTCTTTCATCTAGgccgtcatcatcatcagtCGCCAGCGGCTTGCCATCCACCTTAACACTCCAGCAGCTGGGGACAGGCTCATCCACAGAGTCCAGAAGG TCATATGCGGGTAGAAGGTCCTACTACAGCGGCAATCAGGGCGGTAATCATCGCGGGAACTATGACCACCAGGGCGGAAACGCTCGTGGTGGAAACTATGGCAATGGCAGAGGTGGGTATCGCAAGCCTACGACCACAGCCACGAAAGAAGAATTGAAATACATTCGCCAAAAGTCGGACATCAGAATGCGGCTCCGAGAATGGGAGAGCGCAAATTACTCACCCTCAAAGCGTCTGCTTCAAGACCTGCCCGCGCAGGACACGCCGCTGCTGAACTACCTCACCAGACCTGACCTGCTCCCTGGCGCTTTGGGACTCATGAATGGTCGAGAGGGAGAGCTGCACGACAAGACCAACACAAACCGCGACTTGTCCAAGAGCGATGAACTCCAGGACCTGCGAGGATCTACGTTCGCTCTCAAACCCGGTGACCTGGTCGAGACAAGATACAACAGCGGCCGCTTGCCCATCCTGGCGGTCTGTATTGGCCGCCACAACAATTCACAGTACTTTTACATGAGCACCGGTGAACTCGTCCCAGAGCGCAATATTGTCACCCTCTTCATCCTCAAAAACTTTATCGATCCGTACAGACTCAAGCCCCTTGCCGATATTTTGCCTGCGGAACCCGAAACGGAGGAGCGGCGCAACGCGCTGTTTCACAACCATACGCCGGCCGCTCTCAGGACCGCCGCCGATTTGCAGAGAGACTTGATCAAATTCTACCAGGACTCCGTCTCGTTCTACCAGTCCCAGCTCACCCTGGACCTCGCGAGCAAACACTTGGCCACGGACGAGCGGCAGTACCTCAGCCTCGAGGAGATCGCGGATAAGCTTCTGCCTCAGCACGTAAAGGCGGGTGACATGTTCCTCCCTCATCAGCTGTATGCTGTGCATACCGCCCTGAACCGCGATGGATGGGGGTTCCGCCCGCTCAATATGAAGTGGCATAGGCGCAACTACATCTACGAGGTCAGGTCCATATCCGACCTCAAACTTTTGAACAAGGTTGAGAACCAGGTCCGCGAACTGGTGGAGGGCGCCGCGCTGCGCGAAAACCCGGCGCAATCCCTCTCCCTCCTCCGCCAGAATAGTCTCGGTTCTTTTATCCTCAAGGCCCGTGGGGTCATCCAGGCGAGCCGGCTGAGGCGAGAGTGGACGCCCCATGGCATGATCGGACCCAGCAACGACGAGGTGGCAAATCTCGCGACATGGAGCAAGCAGGATCTCGAATACATCCGCTTCATGGAGCTGTGGGCGTGCCATCGCATTGTGCCGAAGCCATCACAGCTCGAGAGTCTGGGCTCCACCATTCTCAAGCTGACGGACTGCTACAAGGATTCTGAGTGGGTGGCGCACTGGACAGCCTTCACTTTCCTTCAGGAGATTGGCTGGATTCCACCCTGGGATATTCCAGCTCGTTACGAGTACAAGCTCGCGGGCACTACGGTCCAGCGAGGCGCCACCATGGAGACACCCCTCGTGGACGTCAACGAATCACTCCGACCTGATATCGCTGAGGGTCACAGGCGAGACTGGGGAAAGACGACAATCTTTTGTGTGGACCCTGAGCAGACGGCCGATGTGGATGACGGCTTCTCTGTCGAGGCGGCCGAGAAGCCGGGGGAATATTGGATTCACATTCACATTGCCGACCCCGCCTCCCGTATCGACCCCAAGTCCGCGCTCGCTCGTCAACTTGAGAAAGCGCCATCGAGTTTGTACATGCCTGGGTACAACCAAAAGATGCTGCCGCGGGAGCTCGAGCAGGAGTTCTCGCTAAACCCCGGCCGACCGTCTTTGACGTTCAGCGCCAGAGTCAACGAGATAGGAAACATCCTAGATTACAAGGTCGAACCAGGCACTGTGCAAAATATCTTGCACATCCCCAAGCATGAAGTCACCGGTATCCTGCCCGGTCTTGAAACACAGACCGTCAGCAAGACCTTTGCCGTGGGCAAGCCGCCCCCGCCGCCCAAGCCTGTGAAGCGTATCACTACTGCTGCGGATTTGTCCCCGGAAGATAGGGATGACCTACTCCTCATCAATCGCCTGTGCAAAGCCCTTAAGCACCGCCGCGTGGAGAAGGGACAGCTGCCGCCTTTCGAGACCAGGTTCGACTCCCCCAAGGTGTCTCTCAACCATATCATCGTCAAAGGCGACGCCGATGACCTGACCAGGTCGATGGCGTGGCAGGGTGATCCGTTCATCGAGTTCAACACGTCCACGTACAGCAAGGCCGACCGCCTCGTCGAGACTCTCATGCACACGGCTGGCGAGGTCGCCGCAAAGTGGTGCCAGGCCCGCGCCATCCCCGTCCCCTACAGCACCCAGCCGGACGCGGTCACAAACGCAAAGGGTCTCGCCGCCTACCGCCGTGAGCACATCGACCCCCTGTCGGCGGAAGGCAAACCCATCCCCGCGGAGCACATCCACCGGCTCCTCGTCTACGTCGGCAACTCGGAGCTCTCGGTCAGCCCGGCGCCCTTTTACGCCGTCGGCGTCGACGCTTACGCAAAGTCGACCAGTCCCATCCGCCGCTTCAACGACCTCGTCGTCCACTGGCAGATCCACGCCGCCCTCGCCCACGAGCGCAAGACGGGCCGCTCCCTCGTCGGTGAGGAGCTCTTATCCGACGAGAATGCCGCCGCCATCCTTCCCTGGACGCACCGCTCCCTCTCCGACGCGCTGCCGATGCTCCACGCCCTCCAGCGCCAGATCAAGCAGGTCGACAACAAGAACGCCCCGACGCACTGGGTGGCGCAGGCACTACTGCGCGCGTGGCGCTTCGGCGAGGCGCCGCTGCCAAAGACGTTCAAATTCGTCGTTGATGCTGTCTACGCGTTTGGACTGAGGGGCCGGCTGAGCACCTTCTACAACCTGGGCGCCTCGGTGGACCTGATTAGGCTGGAGGGCTATAGTAGGCTCGCGGACGTGCAGGCTGACGATGTGATTGATGTTGAGATTGCCGACATCAATGTCGTGACGATGCAGATTTGGTGTCAGCCCGTGGGACGACGACGGGTCGACAAGAAGAAGGCAGCTAAGAAGGATGCTACGCCTGCTCGGGATGCGGCGGCGGCTACTCCTATGCCTGCTTGA